ACCCCCACCTGCCGGGCCAACAAGATGTGCTCCCGCGTCTGTGGCATCGGCCCGTCCACCGCCGATACCACCAAAATCGCCCCGTCCATCTGCGCCGCACCCGTGATCATGTTCTTGATGTAGTCCGCGTGCCCCGGACAGTCCACGTGCGAATAGTGCCGCTTCGCCGTCTCGTACTCCACATGCGCCGTGTTGATCGTAATCCCACGCGCACGCTCCTCCGGCGCCTTGTCAATGTCCCCGTAGTCCTTCACCTCCACATTCGGGTTCTCCGCCGCCGTCACAAACGTCAAAGCCGCCGTCAACGTCGTCTTCCCGTGGTCCACGTGCCCAATCGTCCCCACGTTCACGTGAGGCTTCGTACGGACAAACTCGCCCTTGGCCATCTGCGCCCTCCTTTCCGTATGCGGGGCAGGCCCGAAGGCCCACCCCCAGGCATTCCTACTGACCCTTGATGAGCTTCTCCTGCACCTGCTTGGGGACTTCCTGGTAGTGGTCGAAGAACATGACGAAGGAGCCTCGGCCCTGCGTCTTGGAGCGCAGGTCGGTGGCGTAGCCGAACATCTCCGCCAGGGGCACGTAGGCCCGGATCACCTGGGTGTTCCCCCTGGGCTCCATGCCCAAGATCTGGCCCCGGCGGGCGTTCAGGTCGCCAATCACGTCGCCCATGTACTCCTCGGGGGTGGTGACCTCCACCCGCATGATGGGCTCGAGGATCACGGGATCCCCCTTCTGCACCGCTTCCTTGATGGCCATGGAGCCTGCGATCTTGAAGGCCATCTCCGAGGAGTCCACCTCGTGGTAGGAACCGTCGTAGAGGGTCACCTTTACGTCCACCACGGGGAAGCCAATCAGGGGACCCGACTGCATGGCCTCCTCGATGCCCTTCTGCACCGCGGGGATGTACTCCTTGGGGATCACCCCGCCCACGATGGCGTTGACGAACTCAAAGCCCGACCCTCGAGGCAGGGGCTCGGCCTTGATCTTGACGTGGCCGTACTGGCCGCGGCCACCGGTCTGGCGGATGAACTTGCCCTCCACGTCCACCGGGCGGGTGATGGTCTCGCGGTAGGCCACCTGGGGCTTGCCCACGTTGGCGTCCACCTTGAACTCCCGCTTCAGGCGGTCCACGATGATCTCCAGGTGGAGCTCGCCCATCCCGCTGATGATGGTCTGGCCGGTCTCGGGGTGGGTGGAGACGCGGAAGGTGGGGTCCTCCTCCGCCAGGCGGGCCAGGGCCTGGGAGAGCTTGTCCTGGTCCGCTTTGGTCTTGGGCTCGATGGCCACGTCGATGACGGGCTCGGGCACCTCAATGGACTCCAGGACGATGCGCGGGGCATCCTCGCCCACCAGGGTGTCCCCGGTGATGGTTTCCTTGAGGCCCACCACCGCCCCCAGGTCACCTGCCCGGAGCTCCTCCACCTCCTCCCGGTGGTTGGCGTGCATCCTGAGAAGCCGGGCCACCCGCTCCTTACGGCCCTTGGTGGTGTTGTACACGTAGGAGCCGGAGGTGAGGGTGCCGGAGTAGACCCGAATGAAGGTGAGGCGGCCCACGTAGGGGTCGGCCATGATCTTGAAGGCCAAGGCCGCCAGGGGGCCGTCGGGATCCGGGTGAATCTCCACCTCGTTCCCGTCAGGCGTGGTGCCCCGGATGGGGGGGATGTCCAAGGGGGAGGGCAGGTAGTCCACCACCGCATCCAGGAGGAGCTGGACGCCCTTGTTCTTCAAGGCGGAGCCCAAGAACACGGGGGTGATCTGGATGGCGATGGTGCCCTTGCGGATGGCCGCCACCAGCTCCTCCTCGGTGGGCTCCTCGCCCTCGAGGTACTTGAGCATCACGTTTTCATCGAAGTCAGCGGCGACCTCAATGAGCTTCTCGTGGTACTCCCGGGCCTGGGGGAGGTACTCCTCGGGGATGGGGACCTCACGGATGTCGGTGCCCAAGTCGTTGCCGTAGGTGTAGGCCTTCATCCGGAGGACGTCGATGATCCCGGAAAAGGTGTCCTCGCGGCCGATGGGGAGCTGCATGACCACGGGCCTCGCCCCCAGGCGCTCCTGCATGGTGCGGATCACCAGCCAAAGGTCAGCCCCCGTTTTGTCCATCTTGTTGGCGAAGGCGATGCGGGGCACCTTGTACTTCTCCGCCTGGCGCCAGACGGTCTCCGACTGGGGCTCCACCCCCTGGCTGGAGTCAAAGACCACGATGGCCCCGTCCAGCACCCGCATGGAGCGCTCCACCTCGATGGTGAAGTCCACGTGGCCGGGGGTGTCGATGATGTTGATGCGGTGGTCCTTCCAGAAGCAGGTGGTCACGGCGGCGGTGATGGTGATGCCCCGCTCCCGCTCCTGCTCCATGAAGTCCATGGTGGCCGCACCCTCGTGGACCTCCCCGATTTTGTGGATCTTGCCGGTGTAGTAGAGGATGCGCTCGGTGGTGGTGGTCTTACCGGCATCGATGTGGGCGGCGATGCCGATGTTGCGGAGCCTCTTTAGGTCGTACTCTACCTTAACCGCCATGGCTTACCACCGGTAGTGGGCGTAGGCGCGGTTGGCCTCGGCCATGCGCTCCACGTCCTCCTTCTTCTTCACCGCTCCGCCCTTGCCCTCGGCCGCATCCATGAGTTCATGGGCGATGCGCACGGCAGCCCCCCGCTCGGAACGGGCGTTGGCCGCCTGCACCAGCCAGCGCAGGGCCAAGGACTGCTGCCTCCTGGGGGAGACCTCCATGGGCACCTGGTAGTTGGCCCCACCCACGCGGCGGGAACGCACCTCCATCCGGGGCTTCACGTTCTCCACCGCCTGCTTAAAGACCTTCAACGGCTCCTGCCCGGTCTTCTCCTGGATGATGCGACAGGCATCGTAGAAGATGCGGGCAGCCAGGTTCTTCTTGCCATCCCGCATGATCTTGTTGATGAAGGCCGACACCACCACATCCCCGTAGACCAGGTCGGGCTGCAGTTGGCGTACCTCTGCTCTTCTTCTCCGTGCCATAGCTCACCTACTTCTTCTTGGCCGGAGCCGCGCCCTTGGCCTCCTTAGGCTTCTTGGTTCCGTACTTGGAGCGGCTCTTCTTGCGGTCCTTCACGCCCTGGGCGTCGTAGACCCCGCGCACGATGTGGTAGCGCACGCCCGGCAGGTCCTTCACACGGCCACCCCGGATGAGGACCACGGAGTGCTCCTGCAGGTTGTGCCCCTCACCGGGAATGTAGGCGGTCACCTCGTACCCGGAGGTAAGGCGCACCTTGGCCACCTTACGCAAGGCGGAGTTGGGCTTCTTGGGGGTTACGGTGCGCACCACCGTGCACACCCCCCGGCGGAAGGGCGAGCCCTTCAAGGCCGGAACCTTGCTCTTCTTCTGGACCTTCTCGCGGCCCTTTCTAACCAGCTGGTTGATCGTCGGCAGTGCCACCACTCCCTTCTTATTGGACTTGCCCCCGTGTTCTCAAGATCCACCCGGGGGAAGGTGCATTCCCCCGACCTTCGCCCACACAGGGCAGCACCCTCAGGACCAGGGGCTGGCCCTGAGGGCCCTCAACTTGCCTAGTCTACAGGCCCAGGGGCGTTTTGACAAGCGGCGAGCCATGGAAAACCCCCGCCCGAAGGCGGGGTGTTCTGGAGCCGGTGGCCGGATTCGAACCGGCGGCCTACCGCTTACGAGGCGGTTGCTCTACCGCTGAGCTACACCGGCCCGCCCTAAAGAGTCTAGGGCAGGAGGCTCTTCTTGGCAACTACCTGAGCACCACCCCGGGCTGGACCCTTAGGGCACGGAAGAGGGGCAAGAGAGCGGAAAGGAAGGTGGCGGCTAGGCTTGCGCCGCTCACCAGAAGGAAGTCCGAAAGGCGCATCTCCACAGGCAGGTGGGTGAGGAAGTAAAGCTCCCCCGGAAGGTCCACTGGGCGGAGGGAGAGGTAGAGGCAAAGAAGATACCCCAGGAGATTGCCTAGAAGAACCCCCCCGATTCCCAGAAAAACCCCTTCCAGGGCGAAAACCATCCCCACGGTGAACCTCGAGGCCCCCATGGCCCGAAGAAGGGCGATCTCCGGGGTCTTCTCCACCACCTTGAGCACAAGAAGGTTGGCCACCCCCAGGGCGGCCACCGCCACAATCAGGAAGATCAGGATGCCCAGGACCCGCTTCTGCAGGGAAAGCTGCTCCAAAAGTGTACGCTGGGTGTCCTGCCAGGCCTGGGGGAAAAAGCGGGTGCCGGCAAGGGCTACCCCTATCTCCTTGGCCCGCCAGGGGTCCTTAAGGCGCACCTGGTACCCTTGGGCCCGTATGCCGGAAAGCCTCTCCACCGTTTTCAGGTCCACGAAGGCATAGGCGGAATCCAGGAGGTAGTTTCCCGTGCGAAACGCCCCCAAGACCCTTAGCTCCACCCGCTCCTGGGTGGCGGACATGGCATAGAGCCTGTCCCCCACGAAGGCTCCCAGGGATTGTTGCAGAGCCGAGCCCAGGTAGATGCCCCCGGGTTCCAGCCCCAGCCCCAGACCGGGGTAGAGGGCCTCACCTCCCTCACCCAGGCCCACCAGGGTGGCGAAGTCCACCCCCGGGCCCCTGGCACCCTCCGCCGGGCGGATTAGGAGAGCCTTGGTGGCGGCAAAGGGGGCGTAGGCCTCCATCTCGGGGTGTTGGGGCATGGGGGGGAGTTCCTCCGAAAGGCTGAAGAGGACCAGGTGGGGGTAGGCCTTCAAGGTGGCCCGCACCAGACCACTGACAAAGCCATTGGTGAGGGAGAGGGCGGTGAGGAGGACCGCCACCCCTACCCCCACCCCCAAAAGGGCCAAGGCGGTCTGCAGGGGCCTACGCCGCAGGTGGGCCAGGGCCAGAAAGAAGGCGAAGCGCACGCCCTAAGGATAAGGAAACTCTTGGCCTTTAGCGCCTGGGGTACTCCACCACCTCGAGGCTCACCACCCTGCGGCCAAAGCGCAGGGCTGTGGCCCGGTCGGGAAGCCAAACGTCCACCTTCTCCCGCATCCTGGGGTGCATCACGTCGGCCACCACGAAGATGCGGTCCCGGAAAAGGTAGTCAAACTGCCCACGGCCCCGGCCGTACACGGAACCCAGGTCCTTAAGGCGCACCTTGGTGCCGTAGGGCAGGACCTTGAGGAGGTCCGGGCTCACCGCCAGGACCCCCAAGCGGGTGCGCATGCCGGTGGCGGTGAGAAAGGGGGTGGAGTCGGTTTCCCGTACGCTGGAGGTGTAGGCCGTAGCCTGCAAGACCAGCACCTTCTTACCGCCAGACTGGGCCCATCCCCCAGCAACGGCGAGGGATAGAAGGAGCGCCACGAGCAATCCTCGCATAGCGCCCCTGAGTATGCAGACGAACCCTGGGAATTTCTGAGAAGGATGAGGTCAAGCCCTCATGCAAGCCCCTGCTTCTATTTTGAATTCATTCCCGAAGCTTAAGAACTCCGCACTGTAAAGAGCGCAATTTCCGCTACTCTATGAGAAAAAACCAAATGAACTTTAGTTTCTCCTAATCCCCATTTAAAGACCCTCAGGGACAAGGGGAGGCAGAAAGGGTGAGGGTGTACCTGCCGCTGAAGCGGCTCTCGGGATCGTTAAACCCAGCCATGGACTGGTTGCGCTCCTGGACCACAACTATACTGGGTGTGAAGCCGAGATCGCCCAGATTCACCACCCGCATCACCCGGTCTAGACGAACGGGGTTTCCCGGAGTGGTGCTCGCGGAAACCTTGGCAACCAAATCCAGAACCCCGGGTTCAAAACACAGGTATGGGCCGCTTCCCGGGTTCAGCTGGTACATGTCGGCTTCCCCCACAAACTCTATGGCCCCTATGGTGCTTCCCAGAGAAAGCGGCTGTAGGGGTCGGCTCGGATCGCCATTCGGATCTGGGGTGAACCAAACGGCCTTTAAACTCGCCGTATCCTGCTCTGTAGCAAGATTCTCCACACGGAGATAGAAGACTTGCCCTGTTGTGCCCCGGAAGTTAAGGCGGATACCAATGTCGGCAAACACCTGTGGGGTCAGTCCCAAGGGGTATGCGTAGATCTCGGCAACCACGCCAAACCTATCCCGGGCAACGCTGACCGCCTGGACAACCCCTTGGTCGTTGAGGAGTACCAGCCGCAGATTTCCCCGCAACTGAAGTTGCGCCGACACCGCGCTCACCTGCACCGCACCCGAATTGGGCAAACGAATGCGGAAAGTTTTGACAGCAGGAACCACACGTCCTCCCGAACGTACCTCGGCAGCAGGTAAGGGAACCGGTAAAACCGTTCCCCCTACGTCCAGATCGCCACTCACCGGCGGTACAGGTTGCACGCCGCAAGCCGCCAGCAAAATGAGGCTGGCTAAAATCAGGCTCTGTCGCCACATAGCAAACCCCCCTCTCCCTCAAGCATAGTTCGGAAGAGGGGGTAGAGCCTTGGAGTTTCCTTTAGCTACTCCAAGACCCCCAGGTAGGCGTAAAGGTCAGGCCCTCCAGGGAGGATCTCCACCACGAGCCCCGGGAACTTCCCGACCACTTCCTCGGCCTTTTCCTTAGAGGTGTTGGGGCCCAGGAAAAGGGTGAGGATTTCCTTGTCTTCTCCAGCCAGGCGGATAAGGCCCTCCAGCACCTCCTCGGGGGTTTCCCCCATGAGGACCAGCCTTCCATCCAGAAGCCCGATGGGCTTATCCTTTAGGACCTTGACCCCATCCACCTCAGCGTCCCGGCTGGCCCACGTGACCTCGAGGGTCACCGCCCCCTTTAGGGCCTCCTCCATCTCGGGAAGAAGCTCCTCCACCTCCACCTCAGGCAAGTAGCGCACCGCCGCCGCCAGGCCCTGGCCCAGGGTACGGGTCTTGAGCACGTACACCTCTTTGCCCTGGGCTTTGGCCAGCTCCGCCGCCTTCTCCGCCGCCAGGAAAACGTTCGGGTTGTTGGGCAGGAGGATCACCTTGGGGCTGGCCACGCTCCTGATGGCAGCCAGCAGATCCTCCACGCTGGGGTTTTGCGTCTTGTCCCCCGCCACCACCCGGGCCCCCAGGCTGCGGAAGACCCGACTCGGGCCATGCCCCAAGGCCACCGCCACCAGGCCCGTGGGAGGAGGGGCCTCCTCTCCTGCCCCCACCATGGCCAGAATCTCCGTGTGTTGCTCGGTCATGTCTTCCACCTTGGTGCGCACCATGCGGCCGAAGCGGGCCACGGTGGCCAGGAGGCCATCGGGGTCGTCGGTGTGGATGTGCCCCTTCACGTAGCCCTCGGCCCCCACCACCAAGAGGGAGTCCCCGAAGGGGGCCACGGCCTCGCGGATCCTCTCTATGGGCACCTCCACCCCCTCCATGAGGAACTCCGTGCAGTAGCCAAACTCCTCGGTGGCGAAGGCGGTCTGGGCGTAGCGCTCCACCTTGGGGGGCTCGGGCAGGGGAAGCCCCAGGACATACCCCCGAATACCCTCCAGAAAGCGCACATACCCCGCACCCCCGGCGTCCACCACCCCCGCCTGCTTCAGGACGGGAAGGAGATCCGGGGTCTTCTCCAGAGCCCTTTGGGCTGCGCCAAGGGCATTTGCCAGGGTTTCCTCGAGGGTCTCCCCTTGAGCTCCTTCCCCAGCCGCCCGGGCCACGGTGAGGATGGTGCCTTCCACCGGCTTCATCACCGCCTTGTATCCGGTTTCCGCCCCCAGGCGCAGGGCCTCAGCTAGGGCGGAGGCATCCAGCACCTCCCTCTTGCGGAGGGCCTCGCTGAACCCCTTCAGGATCTGGGAAAGGATCACCCCGCTGTTCCCCCGAGCCCCCAAAAGGCTCCCGTAAGCGATGGCCCGGGCCACCTCCGGCATCTTGGAGGTGTCGGCCAGATCTAGCTCCCGCCGGGCAGATTGGAGGGTGAGGTGCATGTTGGTGCCCGTGTCCCCATCGGGGACAGGGTAGACGTTGAGGGCGTTGATCTCCTCCACGAACACGGAAAACCAGTCCGTGGCGTAGCGGAAGGCCTCGGCCACCTCCCCAGGGCTTAGGCTAGCCACGCCCCACCCCCACCACGTGGACCCGCACCTGGGAGAGCTTAACCCCTGCCAGCTTCTCGGCGGCGAAGGCTACCCGCTCCGCCAAAGACTCCACCACCGTGGGGATGCGGGCGCCCACCGCCACCACCACGTAGAAGTCGGCGGTGTACTTTCCCGGGCTCGTCGGGTCCTGGCGCACCACCACCCCCTCGCTGGCCTCCTGCCGCCCCAGGATGCGCACCACCTGGTCCTTAAACCCCGCCGGGGCCATGCCCACCACCCCCGGCACCTCGTGGGCCGCCAGGGCCAGCAAGGAGGCCAAAGCCCCCTCAGTTACCGTCACCCGTCCTTGCATCCTACCTCCTTAGGGCCTCCTCCGGGGGAGTATAGGACAGGCCGAAGGCCTCCGCCACCCCGGGATGGGTGAGGAGTCCCTTGTGGGTGTTCAGGCCCTTGAGAAGAGCGCCATCCTCCAGGAGGGCTTGAAGGCCCTTCTCCGCCAGCTTCAGCACATAGGGCAGGGTCTGGTTGGTAAGGGCGAAGGTGCTGGTCCTGGGCACCGCCCCCGGCATGTTGGCCACCCCGTAGTGCACCACTCCCTCCACCACGTAGGTGGGCTCGGCGTGGGTGGTGGGGCGGATGGTCTCCACGCACCCCCCCTGGTCCACGGCCACGTCCACAATCACCGAGCCCTCCTTCATGAGGGGAAGCATGTCCCGGGTAACCAGCTTGGGAGCCTTGGCCCCCGGCACCAAGACCGCCCCGATGAGGAGGTCAGCGTGCTGGATGCTCTTCTTGATATTGGCCTCGGTGGCGGTGAGGGTGACCACCCGGCCCCCGAAGATATCGTCCAGGTACTGAAGGCGCCTGTGGTTCACGTCCAGAATGGTCACCTGGGCCCCCATACCCAGGGCGATCTTGGCGGCGTTGGTGCCCACGGTACCGCCCCCCAGGATGACCACGCTGGCCGGGGCCACCCCGGGCACCCCCCCGAGGAGCACCCCCCGCCCCCCGTGGGGCTTCTCCAGGAACTGGGCCCCCACCTGGGGGGCCATGCGGCCCGCCACCTCGCTCATGGGCACCAGGAGGGGCAGGGAGCCATCGGGAAGCTGCACCGTCTCGTAGGCGATCCCCGTGACCCCACTCCTCAGCATGGCCTCAGTGAGGGCGCGGTCCGCAGCCAGGTGCAGGTAGGTGAAGAGGAGGAGCCCCTCCCGCAGGAAGGGGTACTCCTCGGGCAGGGGCTCCTTCACCTTCACCACCATCTCCGCTCCCCAGGCCTCCTCCCGGCTCACCAGGTGGGCCCCGGCTCGCTCGTACTCGGCATCGGATAGGCCGGAACCCACACCCGCTCCCCGTTCCACCAAAACGGTATGCCCCCGCTTGACCAGGCTTTCCACCCCACCCGGGGTCATGGCCACGCGGTTTTCCAGGGTCTTGATCTCCTTGGGTACGCCGATCACCATACTAGGCCTCCTTTACGAAGACGCGTCTTATCTTGAGCTTGAAGCCGTCGCCCTCGGCGATGGCCAGAAGCCTTCTTCGGGAATCCACCAGGGCCACATAGCCCAGGGCGGGGATGGGCAAGGGTACCCCCTCCAGCACGCGCCGAGCCTCGGTGTGGGAAAGCTCCACCACCGGAAAGGGCAGGACATCGGTCTCGGGGATGGCCTTTTCCGGGGAAAGCTCGGAAAGCTTTACCGCCCTTTCCAGCCCCACCTTGCCGATACGGGTGCGCACCAGCCCGGAAAGGAAAGCCTTGGTCTTAAGCCTCTCCCCCAGGTCCCGGGCAAAGGCCCGCACATAGGTGCCCGGGCCCACCACCAAGCGGATCACCGCCGTGGGGTAAGGGCCCAAGGGCTTGGGAAGCTCCACCTTGCGCCCGCCCTTTTCTGCAAGCCGCCAGCCCTTGGCCGAGGGAGCGATGGGATGGGGTATGGGCTCGGGATCCAAGGCCAGGAGTTCCACCTCCAGGTACTTTACCGGCCTCGGGCCAAGCTCCAAGGGCTTCCCCTCCCGAGCGGCCTCGTAGGCCCGTTTCCCTCCCACCTTGATGGCGGAGTAGAGGGGAGGCACCTGCTCCTTGAGCTTCAAAAAGGAAGGGAGAACGGTTTCCAAGTCCTTGCGCTCAAAGCGCACCGGCGCTTCCTCGCTCACCGGCCCTTCCGCATCCAGGGTGGGGGTGGTGGCCCCGAAGGAAACCCAGGCGATGTACTCCTTGTCCTCCCCCGAAAGGAAGGGAACCAGCTTGGTGCTCTCGTCGGAAACCAAAAGGAGAAGGCCCGTGGCCAGGGGATCCAGGGTTCCGGTATGCCCCACCCGGCGGGTACCAAGAAGGCGCCTCGCCTCCTCCACCGCATCGTGGGAGGTGAGGTGGAGGGGCTTATCCACCGCATAGAGGGCCATGCCTAGGGGATTGTACCACCACCCGCCAGGGGAAAGAATGGAGGCATGGACCTGAAAGGCCGTTACCCCAGCCTTTCCTTCACCTGGCCCCGGCCCGGGGTGCTGGAGATCACCTTGCGGGGGGGAAAACTCAACGCCTTGGGCCCCGAAGCCCACCGGGACCTGGCCCGCATCTGGCAGGACTTAGGGGAACTCGAGGACGTCAAGGCTGTTCTTTTAAGGGGCGAGGGTGGGATCTTCTCCGCCGGGGGTTCCTTCGCCCTCATCGAGGAGATGCGCTCCTCCCACCAAGCCTTGATGCGGGTCTTTTGGGAAGCGAGGGAACTGGTGCTCGGGCCCATGAACTTCCCCAGGCCGGTGGTGGCTGCGGTGGAAGGGGTGGCGGTGGGGGCGGGGCTGGCCTTGGCCCTGGCGAGCGACGTGGTGGTGGTGGGCAAGAAGGCCAGGCTTCTGGACGGGCATCTTAGGCTTGGAGTGGCAGCCGGGGACCATGCGGTCCTCCTGTGGCCCCTCCTGGTGGGCATGGCCAAGGCCAAGTACCACCTCCTCCTCAATGAACCCCTCACCGGGGAAGAAGCGGAAAGGCTGGGCCTGGTGGCCCTGGCGGTGGAGGACGAGAAGGTGTACGAAAGGGCCCTCGAGGTGGCCATGCGCCTGGCCGAAGGTCCAAAGGAGGCCCTGAGCCTCACCAAGCACGCCCTGAACAACTGGTTCCGCACCTTCGTGCCCCACTTTGAGGTGTCCTTGGCCCTGGAGTTTTTGGGGTTCCAAGGAGAAGCATTGGAAGAAGGGCTACGGGCGCTTAAGGAAAAGCGCAAACCCCAGTTCTAGCATGGAGAAACCCCTGCGCCTACAAGCCTTCCTGGCCCGCGCCGGCGTGGGAAGCCGCAGGAAGGCGGAGGAGCTCATCCGCCAGGGCCGGGTGCGGGTGAACGGGGAGGTGGCCCACCTGGGGCAGAAGGTGGGGCTGGGGGACGTGGTGGAGGTGGACGGGAAGCGGGTGGAACTCCCCCAGGAAAGGATCGTCCTGGCCCTGCATAAGCCTAAAGGCTACACCACCACCCGCTTTGACCCCCATGCCCAGAAGACGGTGTTTGACCTCCTCCCCCCCATCCCCGGCCTCCACCCCGTGGGCCGCCTGGACCGGGACTCGGAGGGCCTCCTCCTCTTCACCAACGACGGCGCCCTCACCTTCCGCCTCACCCACCCCCGGCACGGGGTCAAGAAGGTCTACCGGGTCTGGACGGAAAGGGGCACCCTGCCGGAAGGGGTCTGCCGCAAGCTCCTCCAGGGGGTGGAGCTGGAAGATGGCCCTGCCCAAGCCCTCGCCTGCCGCCCTGCTCCCGGGGGGGCCTACCTTACCCTGGCCGAGGGAAGAAAGCGGGAAGTGCGCAGGATGCTGAAGGCGGTGGGCTACCCCGTGCGCCGCCTCCTCAGGGTGCAGGTGGGTCCCATCCAGCTGGGCCACCTCCCCCCCGGGCGGTGGCGCAGGCTCTCCGAGGAGGAGGTGGCGGCCCTCCTGCGGGAGGGCGGGCTAGAATGAAGGGCATGTTCACCGCGGGAAACGGACCCGTGCAGATCAGCGCCGAGGCCATCGCCCAAAGGGTGCGGGAGCTGGGAGCCCAGATCGCCCAGGACTACCAGGGCAAAACCCCCCACCTCATCTCCGTCCTGAACGGGGCTTTCATCTTCACCGCCGACCTGGTGCGGGCCATCCCCCTCCCCCTCACCCTAGACTTCATCTCCATCAGCTCCTACGGCAACGCCTACCGCTCTAGCGGCGAGGTGGAGCTCATCAAGGACCTCCGCCTCCCCATCCACGGCCGGGACGTGATCGTGGTGGAGGACATCGTGGACACCGGGCTCACCCTTTCCTACCTCCTGGACTACCTCGAGGCCCGCAAGCCCGCCTCCATCCGGGTGGCCGCCCTCCTATCCAAGCCCTCGAGGCGCCAGGTGGAGGTGCCCATCCACTACCTGGGCTTTGAGATCGAGGACGCCTACGTCTTTGGCTACGGCCTGGACCGGGCCCAGTTTGACCGCAACCTGCCCTTCATCACCTCCATCCGCCCGGAGGAAGAGTGAGGTACCTGGACCTCCTCACCGCCCTCTTCGCCACGGTGCTCCTCACCTCCAACGTGGCCTCCACCAAGCTGGTGGTCCTGGGGCCTTTCACCTTTGACGGGGGTACCCTGCTTTTCCCCTTGGCCTACATCTTCGGCGACGTCCTCACCGAGGTCTACGGCTACCGGAAAAGCCGGCGGGTCATCTGGACGGGCTTTTTCGCCCTCCTTCTCGCCACCCTCACCTTCCAAGCGGTGGCCGCCCTCCCCACCCCACAGGACGGGGAAAGCCAGCGCTTTGGGGAGGCCTTCCGCCTCCTCCTGGGCCTCACCCCCCGGATCGTCCTGGGAAGCCTCCTCGCCTATTTCGCGGGGGAGTTCGCCAACGCCTACGTGCTGGCCAAGCTGAAGGTGCGCACCGGGGGGCGCCACTTCTGGCTCCGCGCCCTCCTCTCCACCCTGGCAGGCCAGGGACTGGACACCGGGATCTTCCTCCTGGTGGCCTTCTACGGGGTTTGGCCCCATGAGGTGCTCCTCGCCGTTTTCCTCTCCAACTACGTCTTCAAGGTGGGGGTGGAGGCCCTCATGCTCCCCGTCACCTACGGGGTGGTGGGCTTCCTGAAGCGGGCCGAGGGTATGGACGCCTACGACCGGGATACCGACTTCAACCCTTTCCGCCTGGCGTAAGCTTAAGGGGATGCCGGGAGTCGCCATCATCGGGGCGCAGTGGGGGGACGAGGGCAAGGGCAAGGTGGTGGACGCTTTGGCCCAGGAGGCGGACTACGTGATCCGCTACCAAGGGGGGGCCAATGCCGGGCACACCGTGGTGGCCGAGGGCCGGGTCTTCAAGCTGAACCTCCTGCCCTCAGGGGTCATCCACCCCCATGCGGTGAACGTCCTGGGGGACGGGATGGTAATCGATCCCTTCCGCTTCCAGGAGGAGCTCTCCGCCTTGGAGAAGGAAGGCTTCCGCCCCAAGGTGCTGGTCTCAGAAAGGGCCCACCTGGTTCTCCCCCACCACAAACACGTGGAAAGCCGCCACAACTTCGTGGGCACCACCGGCCGGGGCATCGGCCCCGCCTAC
The nucleotide sequence above comes from Thermus tengchongensis. Encoded proteins:
- a CDS encoding queuosine precursor transporter — encoded protein: MRYLDLLTALFATVLLTSNVASTKLVVLGPFTFDGGTLLFPLAYIFGDVLTEVYGYRKSRRVIWTGFFALLLATLTFQAVAALPTPQDGESQRFGEAFRLLLGLTPRIVLGSLLAYFAGEFANAYVLAKLKVRTGGRHFWLRALLSTLAGQGLDTGIFLLVAFYGVWPHEVLLAVFLSNYVFKVGVEALMLPVTYGVVGFLKRAEGMDAYDRDTDFNPFRLA
- the ald gene encoding alanine dehydrogenase, which codes for MVIGVPKEIKTLENRVAMTPGGVESLVKRGHTVLVERGAGVGSGLSDAEYERAGAHLVSREEAWGAEMVVKVKEPLPEEYPFLREGLLLFTYLHLAADRALTEAMLRSGVTGIAYETVQLPDGSLPLLVPMSEVAGRMAPQVGAQFLEKPHGGRGVLLGGVPGVAPASVVILGGGTVGTNAAKIALGMGAQVTILDVNHRRLQYLDDIFGGRVVTLTATEANIKKSIQHADLLIGAVLVPGAKAPKLVTRDMLPLMKEGSVIVDVAVDQGGCVETIRPTTHAEPTYVVEGVVHYGVANMPGAVPRTSTFALTNQTLPYVLKLAEKGLQALLEDGALLKGLNTHKGLLTHPGVAEAFGLSYTPPEEALRR
- the hpt gene encoding hypoxanthine phosphoribosyltransferase, which translates into the protein MKGMFTAGNGPVQISAEAIAQRVRELGAQIAQDYQGKTPHLISVLNGAFIFTADLVRAIPLPLTLDFISISSYGNAYRSSGEVELIKDLRLPIHGRDVIVVEDIVDTGLTLSYLLDYLEARKPASIRVAALLSKPSRRQVEVPIHYLGFEIEDAYVFGYGLDRAQFDRNLPFITSIRPEEE
- the truB gene encoding tRNA pseudouridine(55) synthase TruB — protein: MALYAVDKPLHLTSHDAVEEARRLLGTRRVGHTGTLDPLATGLLLLVSDESTKLVPFLSGEDKEYIAWVSFGATTPTLDAEGPVSEEAPVRFERKDLETVLPSFLKLKEQVPPLYSAIKVGGKRAYEAAREGKPLELGPRPVKYLEVELLALDPEPIPHPIAPSAKGWRLAEKGGRKVELPKPLGPYPTAVIRLVVGPGTYVRAFARDLGERLKTKAFLSGLVRTRIGKVGLERAVKLSELSPEKAIPETDVLPFPVVELSHTEARRVLEGVPLPIPALGYVALVDSRRRLLAIAEGDGFKLKIRRVFVKEA
- a CDS encoding pseudouridine synthase, whose translation is MEKPLRLQAFLARAGVGSRRKAEELIRQGRVRVNGEVAHLGQKVGLGDVVEVDGKRVELPQERIVLALHKPKGYTTTRFDPHAQKTVFDLLPPIPGLHPVGRLDRDSEGLLLFTNDGALTFRLTHPRHGVKKVYRVWTERGTLPEGVCRKLLQGVELEDGPAQALACRPAPGGAYLTLAEGRKREVRRMLKAVGYPVRRLLRVQVGPIQLGHLPPGRWRRLSEEEVAALLREGGLE
- a CDS encoding Asp23/Gls24 family envelope stress response protein produces the protein MQGRVTVTEGALASLLALAAHEVPGVVGMAPAGFKDQVVRILGRQEASEGVVVRQDPTSPGKYTADFYVVVAVGARIPTVVESLAERVAFAAEKLAGVKLSQVRVHVVGVGRG
- a CDS encoding enoyl-CoA hydratase/isomerase family protein — its product is MDLKGRYPSLSFTWPRPGVLEITLRGGKLNALGPEAHRDLARIWQDLGELEDVKAVLLRGEGGIFSAGGSFALIEEMRSSHQALMRVFWEARELVLGPMNFPRPVVAAVEGVAVGAGLALALASDVVVVGKKARLLDGHLRLGVAAGDHAVLLWPLLVGMAKAKYHLLLNEPLTGEEAERLGLVALAVEDEKVYERALEVAMRLAEGPKEALSLTKHALNNWFRTFVPHFEVSLALEFLGFQGEALEEGLRALKEKRKPQF